In the genome of bacterium, the window TATTGAAAAGTCATCTGGAGTTCCGGGTTTCAAGCCTCTAATACCCCTAAGGGCGACTCTAATCCTTTCTCGCAAAAGTTCTATTTCATCGGGGTTTTTTGCCGCAACGAGGACGGTAAGATTTCGTCTGCCGCCAAAACTTGAAATGAAACAATGGTAGGGGATTATGATGTTGTCATCAAAGCTGCCGAAACCGAATGATTGCCCCTGTTTGGCTATGACTCCAACTATGGTGAAATAGCTGTTGCCAACTCTTATTCTTTTTCCTATCGCACTTCCTTTCTCAAAAAGTGTTTTGTATACTTCCCAGCCTATAACGCAAACGGGTTTTCCCTTTTCGTCTTCGCCGTGCGTGAAGAACCTTCCGTCCTCAAGGTCGAACCTTCTTAGTTCTGGATATTGCCACGATGTTCCTCTTACCGTTGCATCTATCTGGTTTCCCTTGTAATAAGCTGTGCGCATTGTTCTAACAAGTGGGGAGACAATATATGCCTCTTTTATTTTTTGTATTGCTGCGAGCTCACGATTTGTTATTGGTCTGTTGCGCCTTATTCTTGCCCAGCTTCTTCCGCCTGTCGTGACCCACGGGAACCTCTCAACATAAAGAACGCTTGTTCCCAACGATGCGAATTGATTGGCTACGCTTTTGTTGAGGCCACTTATTATCGATACAATGGCTATTATAGTTGCCACACCAATGGTGATGCTAAGAAGAGTAAGCCCCGACCTGAGCTTGTGGCTGACAAGTGAATTGGTTGAGCTTCTGAATGATTCGACCAGTATGTGGATTATAGGAAACCTCATTTTCTGGCGATAAATTTTTTCGTTAAATCACTTTTTGAGATAACCGGGAATAGAATTGCGAATATCACTGCATTCGAGACAATGTGCACAAAGGAGAAGGACAACCCCGCAACAATATAAGCAAGGAAAGCCTGCTTGGTCGGGAAAGCTACGAAACCAGCGGCGTTAGTGATAATATCGTAAAATGCCGTGCCAAGAATCCCGATAATGGCGGCGAAATGCGCTTTTTTTAATTTCTCTCTCAGCAATGCTCCTAAAAATCCTATGAATGCACCACCTATAATCTGTGCAAGAAGTAGTGGTAGCGGTGCCATTCCAAAAGGGGATAGTGCCGAGTAGATGCCAAATATTAATGCACCATCTATTATTCCCCATGTTCTCCCAAGAACGAAACCTGATAATGCAGCAGTAAAGCTTACAAGCTCTACATTGGGAAGCCATGCGAGCGCGTATCCAAGTCCGATGCCCAGGGCTACCAATGCTGCACTATAGGCTATTATCCTGTTACCCTTCATTTAAAAGTGCTTCAAATTAATTATAGACTAATAAATCAATTGTGTCAGGTTTATGTCAAGTTATTTAAGGAAGATTTCAAAGCAGGCCATATTCTTTAAGTTTATTCCTGAGTGTATTTCTGTGCAGACCGAGTATTCGCGCCGCTTCCGATTGATTGCCGTTACAATATTCGAGAACTTTTATAATGTACTCGCGCTCGACCTCAGCGAGTGTTTTAAGCTCTGATTCCTCGTAAGTAGTTGTAGCGTAATCATAATGGGGGGAGGGGATAAGCTCCTTTTGGATGAATTCTCTCCTCGAAAGGATAACAGCCCGCTCGATTGTGTTTCTAAGTTCCCGTATATTCCCGGGCCAAGGGTACCGTAAAATCCTGTCCTTCGCCTCAGGAGTGAAACCTTTTATTGGTTTTCCATGCTTCCGTGCGAATTGTTTGAGGTATTTTTCAGCCAAAACTACTAAATCCTCTTTGCGCTCTCGAAGCGGTGGGATGTGTATGTGAATAACATTAAGACGATAGTAAAGGTCCTCGCGAAATTTTCCTTCACTGACCATGCTTTTTATGTCGCGGTTAGTTGCTGATATGACTCTTACATCGGTTTTGACGGGCTGCGTTCCTCCAAGCCTGAAAAACTGTCCATCCTCAAGAAAACGAAGTATTTTAGCTTGTACAAGTAATGGCAGGTCACCAATCT includes:
- a CDS encoding ABC transporter permease gives rise to the protein MRFPIIHILVESFRSSTNSLVSHKLRSGLTLLSITIGVATIIAIVSIISGLNKSVANQFASLGTSVLYVERFPWVTTGGRSWARIRRNRPITNRELAAIQKIKEAYIVSPLVRTMRTAYYKGNQIDATVRGTSWQYPELRRFDLEDGRFFTHGEDEKGKPVCVIGWEVYKTLFEKGSAIGKRIRVGNSYFTIVGVIAKQGQSFGFGSFDDNIIIPYHCFISSFGGRRNLTVLVAAKNPDEIELLRERIRVALRGIRGLKPGTPDDFSINSQEMLLKEYKETTRNLWAAIFAIGGLALLVGGIGIMNIMLITVNERIREIGIRKALGATKLHILLQFLLEALIQCWIGGAVGFIGGVIFPFAISLIVKKLPFALSTTSVAVAIIFTSAIGLIFGIYPALKAAKMSPVDALRYE